Proteins co-encoded in one Anabas testudineus chromosome 8, fAnaTes1.2, whole genome shotgun sequence genomic window:
- the LOC113162283 gene encoding BUB3-interacting and GLEBS motif-containing protein ZNF207-like isoform X1 yields MGRKKKKQMKPWCWYCNRDFDDEKILIQHQKAKHFKCHICHKKLYTGPGLAIHCMQVHKETIDGVPNALPGKTDIELEIYGMEGIPEKDMEERRRVLEQKNQETQKKKQNQDDSDDYDEDDEPGPSFQQPTAAQPQTGYIPHMTQPGMPSGSGTSGMPPGSYSGIPPMMPGVPPIIPGIPPVMPGMPPGMIPMGGLLPPGPGMPPMMPGVPPGMPPPVGHRPGITHLSQVPPATNVLSGPVISAASAQPDVTKPLFPSAGQMGSRVASTSAASTSAESKSTSPKALCPVTSQSQQTVSGSLHPPSSTSSESSKPTFPAYTQATAAVVSPNSSNTVSKPPSTVTSKPATLTTSSATSKLIHPDEDISLEELRAQLPRYQRNIPHQSHATTAAPSVGPVSGMMASQQPNMRHPISGQYGGPPQGMPGYIPGGMTPYGQGPPVVPPGFQGAPARPPMGMRPPVMSPGGRY; encoded by the exons AtgggaagaaagaagaaaaagcaaatgaaacCTTGGTGCTG GTACTGTAACAGAGATTTTGATGATGAAAAGATTCTCATTCAGCATCAGAAGGCCAAACATTTCAAGTGCCACATCTGTCATAAGAAGCTGTACACTGGTCCTGGACTCGCAATCCACTGTATGCAG GTTCACAAAGAGACCATCGATGGAGTTCCCAATGCACTACCTGGAAAAACAGACATTGAACTTGAAATATATGGCATGGAGGGTATTCCAGAGAAAGAcatggaggagagaagaagagtcCTAGAACAAAAGAACCAAG AGACgcagaagaaaaagcagaaccAGGACGACTCTGATGATTACGATGAGGATGATGAACCTGGTCCCTCCTTCCAGCAACCCACTGCAGCCCAGCCGCAGACAGGGTACATCCCCCATATGACTCAACCTGGCATGCCTTCTGGCTCTGGTACTTCAGGGATGCCACCAGGCAGTTACTCAG gaatTCCCCCAATGATGCCAGGTGTGCCACCAATTATACCAGGAATTCCCCCTGTAATGCCAGGGATGCCTCCAGG GATGATACCAATGGGTGGGTTGCTGCCTCCAGGTCCAGGGATGCCTCCAATGATGCCAGGTGTGCCACCAG GCATGCCTCCTCCTGTGGGCCACCGTCCGGGCATCACACACTTGTCTCAGGTCCCCCCTGCTACAAATGTGCTGAGTGGACCTGTAATTTCTGCTGCCTCAGCACAGCCTGATGTTACAAAACCTCTGTTTCCCAGTGCTGGGCAG ATGGGCAGTCGGGTTGCAAGCACAAGTGCAGCCTCAACGAGTGCAGAATCTAAGTCCACTTCCCCTAAAGCTCTGTGCCCTGTCACATCACAA AGTCAGCAGACAGTCTCTGGGTCTCTGCACCCTCCATCCTCTACCTCTTCTGAATCGTCAAAGCCCACATTTCCAGCCTACACTCAGGCCACTGCAGCTGTGGTCAGCCCCAACAGTAGCAATACAGTCTCAAAGCCTCCCTCTACTGTCACCAGTAAGCCTGCCACCCTTACCACCTCCAGTGCAACCAGTAAGTTGATCCACCCTGATGAGGATATCTCACTG GAAGAGTTGCGAGCTCAGTTGCCCAGGTACCAGCGCAATATTCCCCACCAAAGCCACGCCACTACTGCTGCCCCATCAGTGGGCCCCGTGAGTGGAATGATGGCTTCTCAGCAGCCCAACATGAGGCATCCCATATCTG GCCAGTATGGTGGTCCACCACAGGGGATGCCAGGCTACATACCAGGAGGGATGACTCCATATGGACAGGGCCCTCCTGTGGTTCCTCCAGGGTTTCAGGGAGCCCCTGCAAGGCCACCCATGGGCATGAGACCTCCTGTCATGTCTCCTGGAGGCCGCTACTGA
- the LOC113173898 gene encoding zona pellucida sperm-binding protein 3-like, whose translation METLFLWLHLFGGLLLSGICVQSSFAFPSTHHHRRYALYQTPQLTQSQGLQHTLHREQKGEAEEREKVHTVRVTCHPDSMEIFIKADMFGVGAPVDSDDLRLGVEDDDHCRATASLEDEYRIAVGLVDCGTKHWMTEDSLVYTNLLIFSPVTSPYGLIRLDEAVVPIECHYERKYSLSSSSLKPAWIPFTSTQAAEETLMFDLRIMTPDWLYKRGSNVFYLGESISIEASVQDGSHMGLRVFVSNCVATLNPDVYSAPRYVFLENGCLVDSRLPGSKSHFIFRKEEDKLQLVIDTFRFHNEDNGELYITCQLNAIPVNYAEASNKACTLVNRRWQSADGNDYLCRYCQSQSLASPRGFGRPDKQEALWRSGLKTNNVWEQEARVGPLLVLPAQHKSGLLPVEEVPPVSHKLGRPVLYSSQWRSGVTHRVDGVELEKGLVPLPSSGLVEENEDDQSETDVNENGLLPSLPSLPDLVEDDEDENEMDLKYLEKGPLSGLASTLDLVEEKDDKEDNASEKAVFDILQKSKAAEEDNDTTADLRDGSPTAQVELDVTSLFNATATESNLSGTNDPKR comes from the exons ATGGAGACCCTGTTTTTGTGGCTTCATCTCTTCGGCGGACTTCTCTTGTCAGGAATCTGTGTTCAGTCATCTTTTGCGTTTCCGTCAACACATCACCACAGACGATATGCTTTATATCAAACGCCACAGCTTACACAGAGCCAGGGCTTGCAACACACTCTGCACAGGGAGCAAAAAGGTGAAGCTGAGGAACGAGAGAAGGTGCATACTGTCAGAGTGACCTGCCATCCTGACTCGATGGAGATTTTTATCAAAGCTGACATGTTTGGAGTTGGAGCACCCGTTGACAGTGATGATTTACGCCTCGGGGTTGAAGACGATGATCACTGTAGAGCTACAGCATCTTTGGAAGACGAGTACAGAATTGCTGTTGGTTTAGTGGACTGTGGAACCAAACACTGG ATGACTGAGGACTCTCTGGTCTACACAAACCTCCTGATATTCTCTCCTGTCACGTCTCCATATGGGCTGATTCGGCTGGATGAGGCTGTAGTTCCAATTGAGTGTCATTATGAAAG GAAGTACAGCTTGTCCAGTTCTTCACTCAAACCTGCCTGGATTCCCTTCACATCCACCCAGGCTGCAGAAGAGACACTAATGTTTGACCTGAGAATTATGACAC CTGATTGGTTATACAAGAGGGGCTCTAATGTGTTTTACCTGGGTGAGTCCATCAGTATTGAAGCCTCTGTCCAGGATGGAAGTCACATGGGGCTCAGAGTGTTTGTAAGTAACTGTGTGGCCACGCTCAACCCCGACGTCTATTCTGCTCCCAGATATGTCTTCCTTGAAAATGG ATGCTTAGTTGACTCCCGGCTTCCAGGTTCAAAGTCCCATTTCATCTTcaggaaagaggaagacaaGCTCCAACTGGTCATTGACACCTTTAGGTTTCATAATGAAGATAATGGAGAG ctcTACATCACATGTCAACTGAATGCCATACCAGTAAATTATGCAGAGGCCTCCAATAAAGCGTGTACACTTGTAAACAGAAG GTGGCAGTCAGCTGATGGCAATGACTACTTGTGCAGGTACTGTCAAAGCCAAAGTCTGGCTAGTCCTCGTGGATTTGGGAGGCCAGACAAGCAAGAAGCCCTATGGAGAAGTGGACTGAAGACTAATAATG TGTGGGAACAGGAGGCAAGAGTTGGTCCATTGCTGGTGTTGCCAGCTCAACACAAAAGTGGGCTTCTACCTGTGGAAGAAGTCCCTCCTGTTTCCCATAAACTCGGCAGACCAGTGCTGTACAGCAGCCAGTGGAGAAGTGGAGTAACGCACAGAGTTGACGGAGTTG AACTAGAGAAAGGACTGGTTCCACTACCTAGTTCTGGCCTGGTGGAGGAGAATGAGGATGACCAAAGTGAAACGGACGTAAATG AGAACGGACTGCTTCCTAGTTTGCCATCATTACCAGACCTGgtggaggatgatgaagatgagaatGAAATGGATCTAAAAT ATCTAGAGAAGGGACCACTTTCTGGTCTGGCATCTACTCTAGACCTGGTGGAGGAGAAGGATGACAAAG AGGATAACGCTTCTGAAAAAGCAGTCTTTGACATCCTGCAAAAATCAAAGGCTGCAGAAGAGGACAATGACACCACAGCAGATCTCCGTGACGGCAGCCCCACCGCTCAGGTTGAGCTGGATGTGACTTCACTGTTTAATGCAACTGCTACCGAATCAAACCTTTCAGGCACAAATGACCCAAAGAGATAA
- the c8h17orf75 gene encoding protein Njmu-R1: MFTSQTSSFQDSIDVEERDDFDNEEIAGYSQKIQLNCYYTIYLYQGTRSEATGENVAWNQRRADSTTSHDDFSLTLIDSSLPSEAEPELRTYISRRLSKGALLGGMGNIATVELSIPEQAVGCYCCLLEQERSPEQPDADGNGYVICFMGGSEKGLNLFRLELDKYVQGLHSSLQTPELQNLETEVRPYLSRWYEESVMHIYRVVQLVQSNISFLLHAALSHTHVEVTNSEERTKTDVSRFIKAASLQGLSQQDTTTASLCNAISEDTQADVIIDCSTSPPTLSNTVSNRFCDDWIQAFLNAAEHCNPFLLRQILENFKLKAIQDMNTLKRFVRQAEMSHYALFRCCQFLQGCGNGDVLLQNARAEHSDLPEACSIITVLEEFIREQSQAQA; the protein is encoded by the exons ATGTTTACCTCTCAAACATCTTCCTTCCAAGATTCAATTGACGTGGAAGAGAGAGATGACTTTGACAACGAAGAAATTGCTGGATACAGCCAGAAAATTCAGCTGAACTGCTACTACACAATCTATCTTTATCAAGGCACAAG ATCTGAGGCTACTGGGGAAAATGTGGCATGGAACCAGAGACGAGCAGACTCCACAACCAGTCACGATGACTTTAG CCTGACACTAATTGACAGCAGCCTGCCATCAGAGGCAGAACCTGAGCTGCGAACCTACATTTCAAGGAGGCTGAGCAAAGGAGCCCTGCTAGGAGGTATGGGCAACATCGCCACTGTGGAACTGAG TATCCCAGAGCAGGCGGTTGGCTGCTACTGCTGTCTCCTAGAGCAGGAAAGGTCTCCTGAACAGCCTGATGCTGATGGAAATGGGTATGTCATCTGCTTTATGGGAGGCTCTGAAAAAGGACTGAACCT ATTCAGATTAGAGCTTGATAAATATGTCCAAGGCCTGCATAGCAGCCTGCAAACCCCTGAG CTGCAAAACCTTGAAACAGAGGTGCGTCCCTATCTGAGCCGGTGGTACGAGGAGTCTGTGATGCACATTTATCGGGTGGTGCAGCTGGTCCAGAGCAACATCAGCTTCTTGCTGCATGCT GCTCTGAGTCACACACACGTGGAGGTCACAAATTCAGAAGAGAGGACAAAGACTGACGTGTCCAG GTTCATTAAAGCAGCCAGTTTGCAGGGCCTGTCCCAGCAGGACACTACAACAGCATCTCTGTGTAACGCTATCTCAGAGGACACACAGGCAGACGTGATTATAGACTGCTCCACCAGCCCACCCACACTCTCTAACACAG tcAGTAATCGTTTCTGTGATGACTGGATTCAGGCCTTTCTAAACGCAGCAGAACATTGTAATCCGTTTTTGCTCAGACAGATACTGGAAAACTTTAAACTTAAG GCTATCCAGGACATGAACACCCTGAAGCGCTTTGTTCGGCAAGCAGAGATGAGCCACTACGCCCTGTTTCGGTGCTGCCAGTTCCTACAGGGCTGCGGTAATGGGGATGTGTTGCTGCAGAACGCTAGGGCAGAGCACAGTGACCTGCCTGAAGCGTGTAGCATCATCACTGTTCTGGAGGAGTTCATCAGGGAACAGTCTCAAGCACAGGCCTGA
- the LOC113162283 gene encoding BUB3-interacting and GLEBS motif-containing protein ZNF207-like isoform X2, which produces MGRKKKKQMKPWCWYCNRDFDDEKILIQHQKAKHFKCHICHKKLYTGPGLAIHCMQVHKETIDGVPNALPGKTDIELEIYGMEGIPEKDMEERRRVLEQKNQETQKKKQNQDDSDDYDEDDEPGPSFQQPTAAQPQTGYIPHMTQPGMPSGSGTSGMPPGSYSGIPPMMPGVPPIIPGIPPVMPGMPPGMIPMGGLLPPGPGMPPMMPGVPPGMPPPVGHRPGITHLSQVPPATNVLSGPVISAASAQPDVTKPLFPSAGQSQQTVSGSLHPPSSTSSESSKPTFPAYTQATAAVVSPNSSNTVSKPPSTVTSKPATLTTSSATSKLIHPDEDISLEELRAQLPRYQRNIPHQSHATTAAPSVGPVSGMMASQQPNMRHPISGQYGGPPQGMPGYIPGGMTPYGQGPPVVPPGFQGAPARPPMGMRPPVMSPGGRY; this is translated from the exons AtgggaagaaagaagaaaaagcaaatgaaacCTTGGTGCTG GTACTGTAACAGAGATTTTGATGATGAAAAGATTCTCATTCAGCATCAGAAGGCCAAACATTTCAAGTGCCACATCTGTCATAAGAAGCTGTACACTGGTCCTGGACTCGCAATCCACTGTATGCAG GTTCACAAAGAGACCATCGATGGAGTTCCCAATGCACTACCTGGAAAAACAGACATTGAACTTGAAATATATGGCATGGAGGGTATTCCAGAGAAAGAcatggaggagagaagaagagtcCTAGAACAAAAGAACCAAG AGACgcagaagaaaaagcagaaccAGGACGACTCTGATGATTACGATGAGGATGATGAACCTGGTCCCTCCTTCCAGCAACCCACTGCAGCCCAGCCGCAGACAGGGTACATCCCCCATATGACTCAACCTGGCATGCCTTCTGGCTCTGGTACTTCAGGGATGCCACCAGGCAGTTACTCAG gaatTCCCCCAATGATGCCAGGTGTGCCACCAATTATACCAGGAATTCCCCCTGTAATGCCAGGGATGCCTCCAGG GATGATACCAATGGGTGGGTTGCTGCCTCCAGGTCCAGGGATGCCTCCAATGATGCCAGGTGTGCCACCAG GCATGCCTCCTCCTGTGGGCCACCGTCCGGGCATCACACACTTGTCTCAGGTCCCCCCTGCTACAAATGTGCTGAGTGGACCTGTAATTTCTGCTGCCTCAGCACAGCCTGATGTTACAAAACCTCTGTTTCCCAGTGCTGGGCAG AGTCAGCAGACAGTCTCTGGGTCTCTGCACCCTCCATCCTCTACCTCTTCTGAATCGTCAAAGCCCACATTTCCAGCCTACACTCAGGCCACTGCAGCTGTGGTCAGCCCCAACAGTAGCAATACAGTCTCAAAGCCTCCCTCTACTGTCACCAGTAAGCCTGCCACCCTTACCACCTCCAGTGCAACCAGTAAGTTGATCCACCCTGATGAGGATATCTCACTG GAAGAGTTGCGAGCTCAGTTGCCCAGGTACCAGCGCAATATTCCCCACCAAAGCCACGCCACTACTGCTGCCCCATCAGTGGGCCCCGTGAGTGGAATGATGGCTTCTCAGCAGCCCAACATGAGGCATCCCATATCTG GCCAGTATGGTGGTCCACCACAGGGGATGCCAGGCTACATACCAGGAGGGATGACTCCATATGGACAGGGCCCTCCTGTGGTTCCTCCAGGGTTTCAGGGAGCCCCTGCAAGGCCACCCATGGGCATGAGACCTCCTGTCATGTCTCCTGGAGGCCGCTACTGA
- the LOC113148948 gene encoding uncharacterized protein LOC113148948: MTNLACLLMFIHLFEVYAELNLTHLTENQSLELSCSLQRDLGSLSAFSLYHRSAQSQTTVLSMAEGGKLRVNSDHRGRLQLRGGLDSPQVNVTISHLQHSDTGLYLLELSYKNNNSDATFIAQRVFLLVEGAGIRSCYCSRGYLPLLLTIFTAAGLLLLTLSWLAIEKCAKHRHRPSLPAPIYEEMTRKQQSAEIPQNNHEAPSHLEEVHFPVYANPSIRQPQDNYYACPRQLALRA; this comes from the exons ATGACGAACTTGGCGTGCCTTCTCATGTTCATTCATCTCTTTGAag TCTATGCAGAATTGAACTTGACGCATCTGACAGAGAACCAGTCACTGGAGCTCTCCTGCTCCCTTCAACGGGACCTCGGCAGCCTGAGTGCCTTCAGCCTTTACCACCGCAGTGCCCAGAGCCAGACGACCGTGCTGTCCATGGCTGAGGGAGGCAAACTAAGGGTCAACTCAGACCACAGGGGGCGTCTGCAGCTCCGTGGAGGTCTGGACTCCCCGCAGGTCAACGTGACCATTTCCCACTTacagcacagtgacacaggACTCTACTTGTTGGAGCTGAGCTACAAGAACAACAACTCTGATGCCACCTTCATTGCCCAAAGGGTTTTCCTGTTGGTGGAAGGAGCAG GGATTCGGTCATGCTACTGCTCTCGCGGTTACCTTCCTCTGCTCTTGACCATCTTTACAGCAGCAGGGCTTCTTTTGTTGACACTCAGCTGGCTGGCCATAGAGAAGTGT GCGAAGCATCGTCACAGACCATCACTTCCTGCCCCTATCTATGAGGAAATGACCAGGAAGCAACAGAGTGCAGAAATCCCCCAAAATAACCATGAGGCACCGTCACATCTGGAGGAAGTCCACTTTCCTGTGTATGCTAACCCCAGCATCCGACAACCACAAGACAATTACTATGCCTGCCCTAGACAGCTGGCCCTCAGAGCTTGA